The following coding sequences lie in one Alloacidobacterium dinghuense genomic window:
- a CDS encoding RNA polymerase sigma factor encodes MLAGKLGPNPFRLFLCMEQIAASELTQLAREQAVLDLADFDEVVRLYRPRVFRFLLASLRDRDVAENLTQDCFLKAYMGRAHFRGDSSLSTWLMKIAMNLVRDYLRSKRLRFWTKTRDTALDPVDVSDWIPDGRSSPEAELIARTEVAHVWQAVSALPEKQRSVFVLRFVEEMELKEIAELTGMNPSTVKTHLYRALAAVRAGVGQG; translated from the coding sequence TTGTTGGCTGGTAAACTCGGTCCTAATCCCTTCCGTCTATTCCTTTGCATGGAACAAATTGCAGCGAGTGAGCTGACGCAGCTGGCGCGAGAGCAGGCGGTGCTTGATCTTGCGGATTTCGATGAGGTTGTGCGGCTGTATCGGCCGCGGGTCTTCCGGTTTCTGCTGGCGTCATTGCGCGACCGCGATGTGGCCGAGAACCTGACGCAGGACTGCTTTCTGAAGGCGTACATGGGGCGGGCGCATTTTCGCGGCGACTCGAGCCTGAGCACGTGGCTGATGAAGATTGCCATGAACCTGGTGCGCGATTATCTGCGGAGCAAGCGGCTCAGGTTCTGGACGAAGACGCGGGATACGGCGCTCGATCCGGTGGATGTGAGCGACTGGATTCCGGATGGGCGGAGTTCGCCCGAGGCTGAGTTGATTGCGCGGACCGAGGTGGCGCATGTGTGGCAGGCGGTGAGCGCGCTTCCGGAAAAGCAGCGCAGCGTGTTTGTTCTGCGCTTTGTGGAAGAGATGGAATTGAAGGAGATTGCGGAGTTGACGGGGATGAATCCGAGTACGGTGAAGACGCATTTGTACCGCGCGCTGGCGGCGGTGCGGGCGGGCGTGGGTCAGGGATGA